Proteins encoded by one window of Apus apus isolate bApuApu2 chromosome 15, bApuApu2.pri.cur, whole genome shotgun sequence:
- the SRSF6 gene encoding serine/arginine-rich splicing factor 6 yields the protein MPRVYIGRLSYHVREKDIQRFFSGYGRLLEVDLKNGYGFVEFEDSRDADDAVYELNGKDLCGERVIVEHARGPRRDRDGYSYSSRSGGGGGYSSRRQSGRDKYGPPVRTEYRLIVENLSSRCSWQDLKDFMRQAGEVTYADAHKERTNEGVIEFRSYSDMKRALDKLDGTEINGRKIRLVEDKPRSSHRRSYSGSRSRSRSRRRSRSRSRRSRSSRSRSRSVSKSRSRSKSRSRSKDRSRSRSKSRKSRSKSKSKPKSDRGSRSHSRSKEKSEKSRSRSRSRSRSPKENGKGDTKSKSRSRSRSRSNSPQQQPSAKARSESPPKRAASRSHSRSRSKSRSRSRSSSRD from the exons TTACGGTTTCGTGGAGTTCGAGGACTCCCGCGACGCCGATGATGCCGTTTACGAGCTGAACGGCAAAGATTTATGCGGGGAGCGGGTGATCGTGGAGCACGCCCGCGGCCCCCGCCGCGACAGGGACGGGTACAGCTACAGCAGTCGCA GTGGGGGTGGTGGCGGATATAGCAGTCGGAGACAATCTGGAAGAGATAAATATGGACCACCTGTTCGTACAGAGTACAGACTGATTGTTGAGAACCTTTCCAGTCGCTGTAGTTGGCAGGATTTGAAA GATTTCATGAGGCAAGCTGGTGAGGTAACCTATGCAGATGCTCACAAAGAACGTACAAACGAAGGAGTGATTGAGTTCCGGTCTTACTCGGACATGAAGCGTGCCCTGGACAAGCTGGATGGCACAGAGATCAATGGAAGGAAGATCAGGCTGGTTGAAGACAAACCACGGTCGAGTCATAGGCGATCGTACTCAGGCAGCAGGTCAAG gTCACGGTCTAGAAGACGGTCCAGAAGCAGAAGTCGTAGAAGTAGGAGCAGCCGCAGTAGGTCCCGTAGTGTCTCCAAAAGCCGTTCCAG ATCTAAATCCAGGTCACGAAGCAAGGACCGCTCACGTTCCAGATCTAAAAGCAGGAAGTCTAGATCAAAGAGCAAATCGAAACCCAAGTCTGACAGGGGCTCACGCTCTCACAGCAGATCCAAGGAGAAATCTGAGAAGTCTCGGTCCCGATCCAGGTCCAGGTCTCGATCTCCCAAAGAAAATGGTAAAGGAGATACTAAGTCTAAGTCCAGGTCAAGGAGCAGGTCTCGCTCCAActctccacagcagcagccatctGCCAAGGCTCGTTCAGAGTCACCACCCAAAAGAGCTGCATCGAGGTCCCATTCCAGATCTCGTTCAAAATCTCGCTCACGATCAAGATCTAGTTCAAGAGATTAA